A genomic window from Salvelinus namaycush isolate Seneca chromosome 5, SaNama_1.0, whole genome shotgun sequence includes:
- the LOC120047986 gene encoding uncharacterized protein LOC120047986, giving the protein MLYIRFVCSWELFENVVCYRNIKQALGPGFLTYKMSILAKMIRALILSNVFLDSQTFTQILRDITELEPAVGSPEQIVYIPTPTLNCTEIHPRTGAIGSLHGFCEGYAYETIVPYSQDVFTHKPQTETLNGLSTPLTQDRWTPPIKHQRTIRAQIHRSASPEQYYWEGIHETALQGQGSQATDQADAIIRVAQRHVPEFSELLQNSPLQKSRDSSPAYKDIQEATHLDPEEAPKTPVTRTAKPDDFKVLNDISEVDDLMFCEVANLIEAANSGGATASCEIDQAVLFKAFTQGLKSRKALLQRRMGILFEHQYNQDVSFWRRELPRMLNNSRVKTSKYLR; this is encoded by the exons atgctatatattagatttgtttgttcttgggaattgtttgaaaacgttgtatgttatagaaatattaaacagGCCTTAGGGCCCGGATTCTTAACGTATAAAATGTCAATATTAGCTAAAATGATTAGAGCTTTAATATTATCTAATGTTTTTTTAGATTCTCAAACCTTCACTCAGATTCTCCGAGATATAACTGAACTCGAACCGGCCGTAGGGTCTCCGGAACAAATTGTTTACATCCCAACGCCGACCCTGAATTGTA ctGAAATACATCCTAGAACGGGTGCCATAGGGAGTCTACACGGTTTCTGTGAAGGATATGCCTACGAGACAATTgtgccctactcccaggatgtattTACACACAAGCCGCAAACAGAGACTTTAAACGGCCTGTCAACTCCCCTGACCCAGGACCGTTGGACGCCCCCTATtaaacaccaacggacaatcagGGCCCAGATCCACAGGTCCGCTTCACCCGAACAATACTACTGGGAGGGTATTCACGAGACAGCGTTAcaaggacaag gctcacaagctacagaccagGCAGATGCTATAATTAGGGTTGCCCAAAGACATGTTCCCGAGTTctcagagcttcttcagaacagccctcttcaaaaaagccgag ACTCCTCGCCGGCTTATAAAGACATCCAAGAAGCTACACATCTAGATCCCGAAGAGGcgccaaagaccccagtcaccagAACAGCGAAGCctgatgatttcaaagttttaaatgacatttctgaggtagacgatttgatgttctgtgaagTGGCCAACCTTATTGAAGCGGCCAATTCTGGTGGGGCAACAGCCTCTTGTGAAATAGACCAAGCCGTGCTTTTCAAGGCTTTTACACAGGGTTTAAAATCACGAAAGGCTTTACTTCAACGTCGTATGGGTATTCTATTCGAACATcaatacaatcaggatgtgtcattctggcgtagAGAGCTTCCCCGCATGTTAAACAACAgtagggttaaaacaagcaaatacctccgttaa